In Tissierellales bacterium, the following proteins share a genomic window:
- a CDS encoding ABC transporter permease, whose protein sequence is MRIKNSQIKFSEKHVSKVVPLCFVVLSWIAFELSGLSATFVTNQVILRFIRDGVMVLALIIPIVAGLGINFAITLGAMLTQGIMICLVSLNIVGTKGLILTMILSIGLSIILGQLIGWVLNRVKGKEMITTIILGFLGNSVYQLIFLVGFGTVIPVKNEEILLTRGIGVRNMIDLKGFRNTLDQIGLVEINSIKIPLFMIFVVLLFSFLVYYIFKTPFGQRLKAVGESEHRAEMLGISVSKVRVQAIVLSTMIASLGQLFFVQNIGMLNVYTGHLKTDIFSSAALLAGGASIKSAKVRHAIIGIFLFHTLFIVSPQAGQNLFNNAALGEYFRSFVAYGTIAFALIMNMKSRPDEKIHDIM, encoded by the coding sequence ATGCGCATAAAAAACAGCCAAATAAAATTTTCAGAAAAGCACGTTTCAAAAGTAGTACCCCTTTGCTTCGTGGTGCTATCGTGGATAGCATTTGAATTGTCAGGTCTAAGTGCTACATTTGTTACAAATCAAGTGATACTCAGATTTATAAGAGATGGTGTTATGGTACTAGCTCTCATAATTCCCATTGTTGCAGGTCTTGGAATAAACTTTGCCATAACGCTTGGAGCTATGCTCACTCAGGGGATAATGATATGCCTTGTGAGTTTGAATATAGTAGGGACTAAGGGTCTGATTTTGACGATGATACTTTCTATAGGACTTTCTATAATACTTGGTCAATTGATAGGTTGGGTTCTAAATAGAGTTAAGGGAAAAGAAATGATTACGACTATAATACTTGGATTTTTGGGAAATAGCGTGTATCAGCTCATATTTCTAGTTGGATTTGGGACTGTAATACCTGTAAAAAATGAAGAAATACTTCTAACTAGAGGCATAGGTGTCAGAAATATGATTGACCTAAAGGGATTTAGAAATACATTAGATCAAATAGGTCTCGTAGAGATAAATTCTATCAAGATACCACTTTTCATGATATTTGTAGTACTGCTATTTTCATTTTTGGTATATTATATATTCAAAACACCATTTGGCCAGAGACTAAAGGCAGTGGGAGAGAGTGAGCATAGAGCAGAGATGCTTGGAATATCAGTTTCCAAAGTTAGAGTTCAGGCTATAGTGCTATCTACTATGATAGCATCACTAGGGCAATTGTTTTTTGTTCAAAATATAGGAATGCTAAATGTATATACGGGACATTTGAAAACAGATATATTTTCAAGTGCAGCACTACTAGCAGGTGGGGCGAGTATAAAGAGTGCAAAGGTTAGACATGCTATAATAGGTATATTTTTATTTCATACATTATTTATAGTGTCACCTCAAGCGGGGCAAAATTTATTCAACAATGCAGCGCTTGGTGAATATTTTAGAAGTTTCGTAGCCTACGGTACTATAGCTTTTGCATTAATAATGAATATGAAGTCTAGACCTGATGAAAAGATTCATGATATAATGTAG